Proteins found in one Arvicola amphibius chromosome 18, mArvAmp1.2, whole genome shotgun sequence genomic segment:
- the Pttg1ip2 gene encoding PTTG1IP family member 2 — protein sequence MRWLRAWSHILLPLFLSLALIQLFISDHKSTKTLQHWNRQLEAKHVEMDCAQKQTCPSCTRDKRCIWCREEGVCKKYCFPYSDCKFNSIFWANCRVDLFGITMLILVALLAVGFLWYCLAYHLYMEDLNRRQAFYYARNGPVPGYGDWNATGKTINSVEEKQSIDLAMAEAGLEGGGSREVKSPGLEEQENRRTAMWGAAP from the exons ATGCGCTGGCTGAGGGCCTGGAGCCATATTCTCTTGCCGTTGTTCCTCTCGCTAGCCCTCATCCAGCTGTTTATCTCCGACCATAAAAGTACGAAAACCCTCCAACACTGGAACCGGCAGTTAGAAGCAAAACACGTCGAAATGG actgTGCTCAAAAGCAAACTTGTCCATCTTGTACCCGAGACAAGAGA TGCATTTGGTGCCGAGAAGAAGGAGTCTGCAAAAAGTACTGTTTCCCATATTCCGACTGCAAATTCAACTCCATATTCTGGGCAAACTGTAGAG TTGACCTGTTTGGAATCACGATGCTGATACTTGTTGCATTATTAGCAGTAGGATTCCTGTGGTATTGCCTCGCCTACCACTTATACATGGAGGA TTTGAACAGGCGGCAGGCTTTTTATTATGCAAGAAATGGACCAGTTCCTGGTTACGGCGACTGGAATGCTACCG gaaagacAATAAACTCTGTTGAGGAGAAACAAAGCATTGATCTAGCAATGGCGGAAGCAGGAttggaaggaggaggaagcagggaggtAAAGAGTCCAGGTCTAGAGGAACAGGAAAACAGAAGAACAGCCATGTGGGGTGCTGCTCCCTGA